In the genome of Dunckerocampus dactyliophorus isolate RoL2022-P2 chromosome 6, RoL_Ddac_1.1, whole genome shotgun sequence, one region contains:
- the LOC129183083 gene encoding transportin-2 encodes MEWQPDEQGLQQVLQLLKDSQSPDTATQRAVQEKLEQLNQFPDFNNYLIFVLTSLKSEDEPTRSLSGLILKNNVKAHYQNFPPNVADFIKRECLNNIGDPSPLIRATIGILITTIASKGELQTWPELLPQLCNLLNSEDYNTCEGSFGALQKICEDSSELLDSDALNRPLNIMIPKFLQFFKHCSPKIRSHAIACVNQFIIGRAQALMDIIDTFIESLFALAGDEDSEVRKNVCRALVMLLEVRIDRLIPHMHSIIQYMLQRTQDPDENVALEACEFWLTLAEQPICKEALSGHLLQLIPILVNGMKYSEIDIILLKGDVEEDEAIPDSEQDIKPRFHKSRTVTLQHEGGEGEEGEDIDDDDDDDDDTLSDWNLRKCSAAALDVLANVFREELLPHLLPLLKGLLFHPDWVIKESGILVLGAIAEGCMQGMVPYLPELIPHLIQCLCDKKALVRSIACWTLSRYAHWVVSQPPDAHLKPLMTELLKRILDGNKRVQEAACSAFATLEEEACTELVPYLSFILDTLVFAFGKYQHKNLLILYDAIGTLADSVGHHLNQPEYIQKLMPPLISKWNELKDEDKDLFPLLECLSSVATALQSGFLPYCEPVYQRCVTLVQKTLAQAMMYSQQPDQYEAPDKDFMIVALDLLSGLAEGLGGHVDTLVARSNIMTLLFQCMQDTMPEVRQSSFALLGDLTKACFPHVKPCIAEFMPILGTNLNPEFISVCNNATWAIGEICMQMGVEMQPYIAMVLSQLVEIINRPNTPKTLLENTAITIGRLGYVCPQEVAPMLPQFIRPWCTSLRNIRDNEEKDSAFRGICMMIGVNPGGVVQDFIFFCDAVASWVNPKDDLRDMFYKILHGFKEQVGEENWQQFSEQFPPLLKERLAACYGV; translated from the exons ATGGAGTGGCAACCAGATGAACAAGGTCTGCAGCAAGTGCTCCAGCTCCTCAAGGACTCCCAGTCTCCGGACACAGCGACTCAGAGAGCAGTGCAAGAA AAACTGGAGCAGCTTAACCAGTTTCCAGATTTCAATAACTATCTCATCTTCGTACTGACAAGCCTCAAATCTGAGG ATGAGCCCACTCGTTCTCTCAGTGGCCTCATACTGAAGAACAACGTTAAGGCTCACTACCAGAACTTCCCTCCCAATGTGGCTGACTTTATCAAACGTGAATGCCTCAACAACATCGGTGACCCTTCGCCACTTATCAGAGCTACAATCG GTATCCTGATCACAACCATTGCCTCCAAAGGCGAGCTGCAGACCTGGCCTGAACTGTTGCCGCAGCTTTGCAATTTGCTGAACTCGGAGGACTATAACACTTGTGAG GGTTCTTTTGGAGCATTGCAGAAGATCTGCGAGGACTCGTCCGAGTTGTTGGATAGCGATGCACTAAACAGGCCACTCAACATCATGATTCCCAAGTTCCTGCAGTTTTTTAAACACTGCAGTCCCAAGATCAG GTCCCATGCTATAGCATGCGTGAACCAGTTCATAATTGGCCGAGCTCAGGCTCTGATGGATATTATCGACACTTTCATTGAG AGTCTGTTTGCTCTGGCAGGTGACGAGGACAGTGAGGTGCGCAAGAATGTGTGCAGGGCTCTGGTCATGCTGCTGGAAGTACGCATAGATCGCCTCATCCCGcacatgcacagcatcatcCAG TACATGCTGCAGCGTACCCAAGACCCAGATGAGAATGTGGCTTTGGAGGCCTGTGAATTCTGGCTGACTTTGGCCGAACAGCCCATCTGCAAAGAGGCCCTGTCTGGCCACTTGCTCCA ACTCATCCCAATTTTGGTGAACGGGATGAAATACTCTGAGATTGATATAATTCTTCTAAAG GGTGACGTTGAGGAGGACGAAGCAATTCCAGACAGCGAGCAAGACATCAAGCCTCGCTTCCACAAGTCCCGCACTGTCACTCTGCAGCACGAAGGAGGGGAGGGTGAAGAGGGGGAGGACATTGACgatgacgacgatgatgatgacgatacGCTGTCTGACTGGAACCTAC GGAAATGTTCTGCTGCGGCACTGGATGTTCTGGCCAATGTGTTTCGAGAGGAGTTGCTTCCTCATCTCCTACCCCTGCTCAAAGGCCTGCTCTTCCACCCTGATTGGGTCATCAAAGAGTCTGGCATCCTGGTCTTGGGGGCCATAGCTGAGG GATGCATGCAGGGTATGGTACCTTACTTGCCTGAGCTCATCCCCCACCTCATCCAGTGTTTATGTGACAAGAAGGCCCTGGTCCGTTCCATCGCCTGCTGGACCCTGAGCCGTTATGCTCATTGGGTGGTCAGCCAGCCCCCTGACGCTCACCTCAAACCTCttatgactgagctcctcaaaCGCATCCTGGATGGCAATAAGAGGGTACAGGAGGCAGCCTGCAG TGCATTTGCCACCCTGGAGGAGGAGGCGTGCACAGAGCTGGTACCTTACTTGAGCTTCATCTTGGACACGTTGGTGTTTGCTTTTGGGAAGTACCAGCACAAGAACCTGCTCATCCTTTATGATGCCATAGGAACGCTGGCAGACTCTGTGGGACACCATCTGAACCAGCCT GAGTACATCCAGAAGTTGATGCCTCCGCTGATCTCCAAGTGGAATGAGCTGAAGGATGAAGATAAAGATCTCTTTCCATTGCTTGAGTGTCTGTCATCTGTAGCTACTGCTCTGCAGAGTGGCTTCCTCCCCTACTGTGAGCCCGTCTACCAGCGCTGTGTCACCCTTGTCCAGAAGACTCTGGCACAGGCCATG atGTACAGTCAGCAGCCAGATCAGTATGAGGCACCTGACAAGGACTTCATGATCGTGGCTCTGGATCTCCTGAGCGGCTTGGCTGAGGGACTGGGCGGTCATGTGGACACACTTGTGGCTCGCAGCAACATTATGACTCTGCTCTTTCAGTGCATGCAG GATACAATGCCTGAAGTAAGACAGAGTTCTTTTGCTCTACTGGGTGACTTGACTAAGGCTTGCTTCCCGCATGTCAAACCATGCATTG CTGAATTCATGCCTATCCTAGGAACCAACCTGAACCCAGAGTTCATCTCTGTCTGCAACAATGCAACCTGGGCCATTGGAGAGATCTGTATGCAGATGG GTGTGGAGATGCAACCGTACATTGCTATGGTTCTGAGCCAGTTGGTTGAGATTATAAATCGACCAAACACCCCTAAGACCCTACTGGAGAACACCG CAATCACCATTGGACGACTGGGCTATGTGTGTCCTCAGGAAGTTGCACCCATGCTGCCTCAGTTTATCCGACCTTG GTGTACATCACTGCGCAACATTCGGGACAATGAGGAGAAAGACTCTGCTTTTCGCGGGATTTGCATGATGATTGGTGTAAACCCTGGAGGTGTTGTGCAG gaCTTTATCTTCTTCTGCGATGCAGTTGCTTCTTGGGTGAATCCCAAAGATGATCTGAGAGATATGTTCTATAAG ATCCTTCATGGTTTCAAGGAGCAGGTTGGAGAGGAGAACTGGCAGCAGTTCTCAGAACAGTTCCCCCCTCTGCTGAAAGAGCGACTGGCAGCCTGTTACGGTGTTTAG